A genomic segment from Deltaproteobacteria bacterium encodes:
- a CDS encoding 4Fe-4S binding protein — MSVYERLQILLDSHPSSAPKSKHFDEILRILFTPDEAALALSMNFSPRSTDSIAAKAEIPLDEAEALLESMAEKVIIFSREKDGRKEYGLIPTIPGLFEFPFMRGGGTETLERLGELWHDYHREALGKAFAGSATPLARVIPVEKALDTEIQVHPYEEVAVLIEKADYIALAQCACRVSVGKCDAPRDTCLIFGAPARFLVEKGYARKITRAKALKVLDRSERAGLVHTSNNSADRAGFICNCCSCCCTLLRGLTELDLPNAIGRSGFQALVDPEKCNGCGICSDERCPVGAAVIEEETALVDGERCIGCGLCVSTCPTEAISLVRRSRQPDIPGTMEEMGMAVLSEKGKLEAFMNVMNT; from the coding sequence ATGAGTGTATACGAGCGGCTTCAGATACTCCTTGATTCTCATCCTTCCAGTGCCCCCAAATCCAAGCATTTCGACGAGATCCTGAGGATCCTTTTCACTCCCGATGAGGCCGCGCTGGCCCTCTCCATGAACTTTTCGCCCCGGTCCACCGATTCCATTGCCGCTAAAGCGGAGATACCGTTGGATGAAGCGGAGGCGCTGCTTGAGTCGATGGCTGAAAAAGTGATTATCTTCAGTCGCGAGAAAGACGGGCGGAAAGAATACGGACTCATCCCCACCATTCCCGGCCTGTTCGAATTTCCTTTCATGCGGGGTGGCGGAACGGAAACCCTTGAGCGTCTCGGCGAACTCTGGCACGACTATCACCGTGAAGCCCTCGGAAAGGCCTTTGCCGGGAGCGCGACGCCGCTTGCCCGGGTCATTCCCGTCGAAAAGGCCCTGGATACGGAAATTCAGGTCCATCCCTATGAAGAGGTGGCGGTGCTTATCGAGAAGGCCGATTATATCGCTCTGGCCCAGTGCGCCTGCCGTGTCAGTGTCGGCAAATGCGATGCTCCAAGGGACACCTGCCTGATCTTCGGGGCACCGGCGCGGTTCCTTGTGGAAAAGGGATACGCCAGAAAGATCACCAGAGCGAAAGCCCTCAAGGTCCTCGATCGGTCCGAGCGGGCGGGGCTGGTCCATACCAGCAACAACAGCGCCGACCGGGCCGGTTTTATCTGTAACTGTTGTTCCTGCTGCTGCACCCTCCTTCGGGGACTGACGGAACTCGATCTCCCCAATGCCATCGGACGCAGCGGGTTCCAGGCGCTCGTTGACCCGGAAAAATGCAACGGCTGCGGTATCTGTTCCGACGAACGATGCCCGGTGGGCGCTGCGGTCATCGAAGAAGAGACGGCGCTGGTCGATGGTGAACGCTGCATCGGCTGCGGGCTTTGCGTGTCGACCTGCCCCACGGAGGCGATCAGTCTTGTGAGAAGAAGCAGGCAGCCCGATATTCCGGGGACGATGGAGGAAATGGGGATGGCAGTCCTCAGTGAGAAGGGAAAACTTGAAGCCTTCATGAACGTCATGAACACGTGA
- a CDS encoding MFS transporter, which yields MVEQKREAASPGGGPDLIAGIAAAVACRILLNTARRFLYPFAPVLSRGLGVPLTAITSLIAVNQATGIMGPLFGPLADRWGYRRMLVAGMGILAVGMLAGGILPLYGIVVLSLFMAGLGKNIFDPAIQAYAGTRVPFHRRGAVIGIMETSWAGSTLIGIPLIGFLMEAEGWRSPFFALGSLSLVGMVLIARLIPRDPTGRGRSGPPLTVWQAWRMLGGERAALGLMGFAFFVSAANDNFFVVYGAWLESAFGLSIVTLGVTAMVIGVGELLGEGITATLSDRLGLRRSATIGLVLSGISYGVLPSMGGTLPMALVSLFVVFLTVEFAIVTALSLSTEVLPGARATMMSGYVGAAGLGRIFGALSGGPVWLLGGIDAIAVVSVVLTGMALLCLRLGLRGWPR from the coding sequence ATGGTTGAACAAAAAAGAGAGGCCGCGTCACCCGGCGGCGGTCCGGACCTGATCGCCGGGATCGCCGCCGCCGTTGCATGCCGCATCCTTCTGAACACGGCGCGCCGGTTCCTCTATCCCTTCGCACCTGTCCTGAGCCGGGGGTTGGGGGTCCCCCTTACGGCGATCACCTCCCTCATCGCCGTCAATCAGGCGACGGGGATCATGGGGCCTCTCTTCGGTCCCCTGGCTGATCGATGGGGCTATCGACGCATGCTCGTCGCCGGAATGGGGATCCTTGCGGTGGGAATGCTTGCGGGCGGGATCCTCCCCCTCTATGGTATCGTCGTGCTCTCATTGTTCATGGCGGGTCTCGGCAAGAACATTTTCGACCCCGCCATTCAGGCCTATGCGGGAACCCGGGTTCCCTTCCATCGCCGGGGAGCCGTTATCGGGATCATGGAAACGTCCTGGGCGGGAAGCACCCTGATCGGCATTCCCTTGATCGGGTTCCTCATGGAGGCGGAAGGATGGCGCTCTCCCTTTTTTGCCCTGGGGAGCCTGTCTCTGGTGGGCATGGTGCTGATCGCCCGGCTCATTCCCCGTGATCCCACCGGCCGCGGTCGATCCGGTCCACCTCTGACGGTGTGGCAGGCATGGCGAATGCTCGGCGGAGAACGAGCGGCCCTGGGACTTATGGGATTCGCCTTTTTCGTCAGCGCCGCCAATGATAATTTCTTTGTCGTTTACGGCGCCTGGCTTGAGAGCGCCTTCGGGCTGAGCATCGTGACCCTGGGGGTGACGGCCATGGTCATCGGTGTGGGGGAGCTGCTCGGTGAGGGCATCACGGCAACCCTGTCGGACCGGCTTGGCCTGAGACGATCCGCCACGATCGGGCTTGTCCTTTCGGGTATCAGCTATGGCGTCCTTCCCTCCATGGGAGGGACCCTGCCGATGGCGCTGGTCTCGCTTTTTGTTGTGTTCCTGACCGTTGAATTTGCCATCGTAACGGCCCTCTCTCTGTCCACGGAGGTCCTGCCCGGCGCCCGGGCCACCATGATGTCCGGATATGTGGGGGCCGCGGGTCTGGGGAGGATTTTCGGCGCCCTCTCTGGAGGGCCCGTCTGGCTCCTTGGCGGCATCGATGCCATCGCCGTTGTCTCGGTTGTTCTGACCGGGATGGCGCTCCTTTGTCTCCGGCTGGGATTGCGGGGATGGCCCCGCTGA
- a CDS encoding TAXI family TRAP transporter solute-binding subunit, whose protein sequence is MGKRRYAVLIIVAIVAMSMVFAGPSFAAKKQFFAIVTGGTGGTYYPLGGVLAQALSNKVPDIIITAQSGNASVANCNLIREHQVESAFVQNNVAFAAFTGTAQFDGNPVKNLRAIASLYPETIQIVARADAGIKDIMDIKGTRLVPGDRGSGTEVDCLNVLKGVGLAYEDFSNVDWLSFTGASQRLKDKQADVAFITAGWPTAAITELATTSDIVMVPLDDATIAKLVKMFPFYAKVVIPAGTYKGVDVDTPAITTMAQWVVDAQVPESIVYDLTRALWEPGKFVLRKAGTDAADAPSGAELMAAAHAKGKDVTLATALDGVAIPLHPGAMKYYKEKGLIK, encoded by the coding sequence ATGGGAAAAAGGAGGTATGCAGTACTCATTATAGTGGCGATCGTAGCAATGTCGATGGTTTTTGCCGGTCCCTCCTTTGCGGCGAAGAAACAGTTCTTCGCCATTGTGACCGGTGGAACCGGTGGAACCTACTACCCGCTCGGGGGGGTCCTGGCCCAGGCATTGTCAAACAAGGTCCCTGATATCATCATTACCGCCCAGTCGGGAAATGCGTCCGTGGCGAACTGTAACCTGATACGGGAGCACCAGGTCGAATCCGCTTTCGTACAGAACAATGTCGCCTTTGCAGCCTTTACGGGAACAGCCCAGTTCGACGGGAACCCCGTCAAGAATCTCCGGGCGATCGCGTCGCTCTATCCTGAAACGATCCAGATCGTCGCCCGGGCCGACGCGGGCATAAAAGACATAATGGACATCAAGGGTACGAGGCTGGTGCCCGGTGACAGAGGAAGCGGCACGGAAGTCGACTGCCTGAACGTGCTCAAGGGTGTCGGGCTGGCCTATGAAGATTTCTCGAATGTCGACTGGCTCAGTTTCACCGGAGCATCGCAGCGTCTGAAAGACAAACAGGCCGACGTGGCGTTCATCACGGCCGGCTGGCCGACGGCAGCCATCACCGAGCTGGCCACGACGTCAGACATCGTTATGGTACCCCTGGATGATGCCACCATAGCGAAGCTGGTTAAGATGTTCCCCTTCTATGCCAAGGTTGTGATCCCGGCCGGAACGTACAAGGGTGTTGATGTCGACACGCCGGCAATTACAACCATGGCCCAGTGGGTTGTCGATGCGCAGGTGCCGGAATCCATCGTGTACGACCTGACCCGGGCCCTCTGGGAACCGGGGAAATTCGTGCTCCGCAAGGCCGGTACTGATGCCGCCGATGCACCGAGCGGCGCGGAACTGATGGCCGCCGCCCATGCCAAGGGCAAGGACGTTACACTGGCCACCGCTCTTGACGGTGTGGCAATTCCGCTGCACCCCGGAGCAATGAAGTATTACAAGGAAAAAGGCCTGATCAAGTAG
- a CDS encoding DUF1850 domain-containing protein: protein MKGVVLLVLVAFAAVSFIPVSVLEIRAEKTGKTVFARLVSPGDAVCVGYTHSVEFCPVRDYFTIDEELRFVLRETTFSSCNTGLPVSLAEGETFHVEEGCFRIAHMNRVEPALSLWVDEKYGNTLEIEGDRPIELPALAGNALLSIAVKKMSLAAYARLRAGIYVFAKGIERYGY from the coding sequence ATGAAGGGGGTTGTCCTCCTTGTTCTTGTCGCCTTTGCCGCCGTCTCCTTCATACCCGTGTCCGTTCTTGAAATACGGGCGGAAAAAACGGGGAAAACGGTGTTTGCCCGGCTCGTATCTCCGGGAGACGCCGTCTGCGTGGGCTATACCCACTCCGTTGAGTTCTGCCCTGTTCGGGATTACTTTACGATAGACGAAGAACTTCGTTTTGTGCTCCGCGAAACGACCTTCTCTTCCTGCAATACGGGACTTCCCGTATCGCTGGCGGAAGGAGAAACCTTCCATGTCGAAGAGGGGTGCTTTCGCATCGCTCACATGAACAGGGTCGAACCCGCCCTTTCATTGTGGGTCGACGAAAAATACGGTAATACGCTTGAGATCGAAGGTGATCGCCCGATCGAACTTCCCGCCCTGGCGGGGAATGCCCTGTTGTCGATAGCGGTTAAAAAAATGTCACTTGCCGCCTATGCCCGCCTGCGGGCGGGAATCTATGTGTTTGCAAAAGGAATCGAGCGTTATGGATACTGA
- a CDS encoding TRAP transporter permease, translating to MDTEKKVMPQPDTDDEIQQIAKYDPEFRFRQLSGFAMRLAFVMTLILSIFHIYTAGFGVLQEWRHRAFHLAFVLPLVFFYYSIRKEGTDTGKHLVYDILYGIFGSALFASIFREVLDLNPFTTTLMGCLVFFFIFYFKRRVFLKHHLFVYLDFVIFTGMGAALVYGGYLSAHFIHFSEVFRDPNPTLLFWSVLLFGIFVTITLLFFTQWARSFYAIIRRGKLRYDPDHLPYFDAVYALLACAVSLYIFLEFNSLVFRAGLPLPTDLIVGGFAILLVLEGARRSIGPPLPIIAIIVLINCYLGPYFLDVPGLSFFAHRGYSIDRIIEHMYLGTEGIFGIPLGVVATFVFHFVLFGIFISKTGLGQLFIDLAMALAGGTVGGPAKVSVISSGFLGSINGSSIANTVTTGAFTIPLMKRVGYAPRFAGAVEAAASTGGQLMPPIMGAAAFIMAEFLSIPYIKIAAAAIIPSFLHFFAVGTMVHFEALKQGLMGLPKEALPRVSEVLKERGLLVMPLLVIVFLLISGSSPFLAAFWGIIYSVAVGQIHRRTVPFLIPVLLSVPSVLVRLDPFHYSPLVMVIWAGLGLSGFLYLFRKTDLMTWLLGVLATALLSVLLLCGIEASLCAFWANMAVIGAGVFYSDSRMKIPDILNTLELGTKNALAIGAACACVGFIVGATTLTGLGLKFAAAVIELARGVAIFINSIDILHLITLQGTTLFFTLVFTAISCFILGMGIPTTAQYIIASMIAAPALLEWGIHPLVSHMFVLFYAVLADVTPPVALAAYAASGISGGDPFRTGFTAFSLSLAKVYVPFAFVYSPIILWLPRLLDPSAPFDFTHFAFIVGTLVLGVIALGATIIGYFRDKSTRPERLITGIATICLFSNAPNLNIAGFCMLALVYLLQRRRKKKN from the coding sequence ATGGATACTGAAAAAAAGGTGATGCCTCAACCGGACACAGACGACGAGATACAGCAGATAGCGAAATACGATCCTGAATTCCGCTTTCGCCAGCTCTCCGGTTTTGCCATGCGGCTTGCCTTTGTGATGACGCTGATCCTGTCCATATTTCATATCTATACCGCCGGATTCGGGGTCCTGCAGGAATGGCGGCACCGGGCCTTCCACCTCGCTTTCGTCCTTCCCCTGGTCTTCTTTTACTATTCGATCAGGAAGGAGGGGACGGATACGGGGAAACATCTCGTCTATGATATTCTGTACGGTATTTTCGGAAGTGCCCTCTTTGCGTCCATCTTTCGCGAGGTCCTGGATCTGAATCCCTTCACCACAACTCTCATGGGATGCCTGGTTTTTTTCTTCATATTCTATTTCAAGAGACGTGTCTTTCTGAAACACCATCTGTTCGTCTACCTGGATTTCGTTATTTTCACCGGCATGGGAGCTGCCCTTGTCTATGGTGGATACCTGTCGGCACACTTCATTCATTTCTCGGAGGTGTTCCGGGACCCGAATCCGACACTTCTCTTCTGGAGCGTTCTTCTCTTTGGTATCTTTGTGACCATCACCCTGCTTTTCTTCACGCAATGGGCACGGTCTTTCTATGCCATTATCCGACGGGGGAAATTACGGTATGATCCGGATCACCTGCCCTATTTCGATGCCGTCTATGCCCTGCTGGCCTGCGCCGTTTCACTCTACATATTTCTCGAGTTCAACAGTCTTGTTTTTCGTGCCGGACTCCCCCTTCCGACCGATCTGATCGTGGGGGGATTCGCCATACTCCTGGTGCTTGAGGGGGCGCGCCGCAGCATCGGTCCTCCCCTGCCGATCATTGCCATAATCGTTCTCATCAACTGTTATCTGGGGCCCTATTTTCTCGATGTTCCGGGACTTTCCTTTTTCGCCCACCGGGGATACTCAATTGACCGCATCATCGAACACATGTATCTCGGTACCGAGGGTATCTTCGGCATTCCCCTCGGCGTGGTCGCCACCTTCGTGTTTCACTTTGTCCTCTTCGGCATCTTCATATCAAAGACGGGACTGGGCCAGCTTTTTATCGATCTCGCCATGGCCCTCGCCGGCGGAACCGTCGGAGGGCCTGCCAAGGTTTCCGTCATCTCCAGTGGTTTTCTCGGTTCCATAAACGGAAGTTCGATCGCCAATACGGTCACGACGGGTGCCTTTACCATTCCCCTCATGAAGCGCGTCGGGTACGCCCCCCGCTTTGCCGGCGCCGTGGAAGCAGCGGCCTCCACGGGAGGACAGTTGATGCCGCCGATCATGGGAGCGGCCGCCTTCATCATGGCCGAGTTCCTGTCAATACCATATATCAAGATTGCCGCCGCCGCCATTATTCCCTCATTCCTGCATTTTTTCGCCGTTGGAACCATGGTGCATTTCGAGGCCCTGAAGCAGGGGTTGATGGGTCTTCCCAAGGAGGCCCTGCCGCGGGTCAGCGAGGTCCTGAAAGAACGGGGGCTCCTGGTCATGCCGCTCCTGGTGATCGTTTTTCTGCTTATTTCGGGGAGCAGTCCCTTCCTTGCCGCCTTCTGGGGCATTATCTATTCCGTTGCCGTCGGGCAGATCCATCGACGAACCGTGCCATTTCTGATCCCGGTCCTGCTGTCCGTCCCCTCCGTTCTTGTGCGCCTGGACCCCTTCCATTATTCACCGCTGGTCATGGTCATATGGGCGGGGCTCGGCCTTTCCGGGTTCCTGTATCTTTTCCGAAAAACAGACCTCATGACCTGGTTGCTGGGTGTGCTTGCGACGGCGCTCCTGAGCGTGCTGCTCCTGTGCGGGATCGAAGCGTCGCTCTGTGCCTTCTGGGCGAATATGGCGGTCATCGGCGCCGGTGTCTTTTACAGCGACAGCAGGATGAAAATTCCCGACATTCTCAACACATTGGAACTGGGAACAAAGAACGCCCTCGCCATCGGCGCGGCCTGTGCCTGCGTGGGGTTCATCGTCGGTGCGACCACCCTGACGGGGCTGGGATTGAAATTCGCCGCGGCCGTCATTGAACTTGCCCGCGGGGTGGCCATCTTTATCAACAGTATCGATATCCTGCATCTCATCACCCTTCAGGGGACGACCCTGTTCTTTACCCTCGTGTTCACGGCCATCTCCTGCTTTATCCTGGGTATGGGTATCCCCACGACGGCCCAGTACATCATCGCCTCGATGATCGCGGCACCGGCTCTTCTGGAATGGGGAATACACCCCCTCGTGTCCCACATGTTCGTTCTTTTTTACGCCGTTCTCGCCGACGTGACACCGCCGGTCGCCCTGGCGGCTTACGCGGCATCGGGTATCTCTGGTGGTGATCCGTTCCGGACCGGCTTTACGGCCTTCAGCCTTTCCCTGGCGAAGGTCTATGTACCGTTTGCCTTCGTCTACTCACCCATCATCCTGTGGCTTCCCCGCCTGCTCGATCCATCGGCACCCTTTGACTTCACGCACTTCGCATTTATCGTCGGTACGCTGGTTCTCGGTGTTATCGCCCTGGGCGCAACGATCATCGGGTATTTCAGGGATAAATCGACGAGACCGGAACGACTCATAACCGGTATCGCGACGATCTGCCTCTTTTCAAACGCACCCAACCTCAATATTGCCGGCTTCTGTATGCTTGCGCTCGTCTATCTCCTGCAGAGGCGCAGAAAGAAAAAGAACTAA
- a CDS encoding dihydrodipicolinate reductase, translated as MKNRKIRVIHYGLGPIGIETARYVLTKESMEIVGAVDISKDMVGRDLADLLGTGEPSGVIVTDNASNLLSRVPADVVIHTAGSRIKNIFPQLVEIIETGKNIVSSAEELLFPSEENVGLADQLNEMATNRGATILATGVNPGFVMDALPLFMTGACQDVKIIRVERIVDAATRRYPLQKKVGAGMTPEVFRAKVQEKAMGHVGLTESLRLVAFHTNMELDEIRETIDPVMTEKAVKTDYFELQPGDIAGIKNVALGMRGGEAVITLDLRMYIGAEDPHDAVYIDGTPPVNLHIDGGIAGDKATAAILVNSIPAVINSRPGLVTVKDLPSPHFEP; from the coding sequence ATGAAAAACAGAAAGATACGGGTTATCCATTACGGCCTGGGACCCATCGGCATTGAAACGGCGCGGTATGTTCTGACGAAGGAATCCATGGAAATCGTCGGTGCCGTGGACATATCCAAGGACATGGTCGGCAGGGACCTGGCCGACCTGCTCGGTACCGGCGAGCCTTCGGGGGTCATCGTGACCGACAACGCGAGCAATCTGCTGTCACGGGTGCCGGCCGACGTGGTGATCCATACGGCCGGCTCACGGATCAAAAATATTTTTCCACAGCTCGTGGAAATCATTGAAACAGGAAAGAACATCGTTTCCTCTGCGGAAGAACTGCTCTTTCCCTCGGAAGAAAATGTCGGTCTTGCTGACCAGCTCAATGAAATGGCTACGAATCGCGGTGCAACGATCCTGGCGACGGGCGTGAACCCCGGTTTCGTCATGGACGCCCTTCCCCTTTTCATGACCGGGGCCTGTCAGGATGTTAAAATTATCCGCGTGGAGCGTATTGTGGACGCGGCAACCCGCCGCTATCCCCTGCAGAAGAAGGTCGGTGCGGGCATGACTCCGGAGGTCTTCCGGGCCAAGGTGCAGGAAAAGGCAATGGGTCATGTAGGGCTGACGGAATCACTGCGACTTGTCGCCTTTCACACGAACATGGAGCTTGATGAGATCAGGGAGACCATCGATCCCGTCATGACGGAAAAGGCCGTAAAGACCGATTATTTTGAATTGCAGCCCGGAGACATTGCGGGCATAAAAAATGTCGCCCTGGGCATGAGAGGCGGCGAAGCGGTGATCACTCTCGATCTGAGGATGTATATCGGGGCCGAGGACCCGCACGATGCCGTATATATCGACGGCACACCGCCGGTGAATCTCCATATCGACGGGGGTATCGCCGGCGACAAGGCCACGGCGGCCATACTGGTAAATTCCATACCGGCCGTTATCAATTCCCGTCCCGGACTCGTCACGGTGAAGGACCTTCCCAGTCCCCACTTTGAGCCATAG
- a CDS encoding acyl-CoA/acyl-ACP dehydrogenase — protein sequence MNDRPSDRSHDMEKMFSRFAAAYIADRDLRGSVEFPFSVWKAMGEEGLLGLSVPERFGGMGGSLQAVSRAGEALVREGHNLGIAVSWLIHQITAGSIIARVADEGKKELLLPGLARGGATACLAVSEPGTGAHPKHLKTKARRHKEGFVITGEKTYLTNGPIADLFIIIAVTAVEGGKNRCTAFLVPRETPGLSPTPPLDLPFLRPSPHGGIILDDCPVTADAVLGPAGTAYEDMVVPLREYEDILTMGPVLGAMEYQLKLLAGVLAIEAADMDRAKGPLGELRYYIDSLRILAREAARLLDGWRNAGERLSLTLFFRTAARTFQERIAAFRNEFPRSDSAELRDMAEDLNALLAVAGRAAETKGRKLGESVLAGVDRESP from the coding sequence ATGAACGACAGGCCCAGCGACCGGTCTCACGATATGGAGAAGATGTTTTCACGGTTCGCCGCCGCGTACATCGCCGACAGGGACCTCCGCGGGAGTGTGGAGTTCCCCTTCTCTGTCTGGAAGGCGATGGGCGAAGAGGGTCTTCTCGGTCTCTCGGTCCCGGAGCGATTCGGGGGCATGGGAGGTTCCTTGCAGGCTGTTTCGCGTGCCGGGGAAGCCCTGGTCCGGGAGGGACACAATCTCGGGATCGCCGTATCCTGGCTGATACATCAGATAACGGCGGGGAGCATCATCGCCCGCGTTGCCGACGAGGGGAAGAAGGAACTGCTACTCCCCGGCCTCGCCCGGGGCGGCGCCACGGCCTGTCTGGCGGTCTCGGAACCGGGAACCGGCGCACACCCGAAACATCTGAAAACGAAGGCTCGACGGCATAAAGAAGGCTTCGTAATAACCGGTGAGAAAACCTACCTGACGAACGGGCCCATCGCCGATCTTTTCATCATCATCGCCGTCACAGCCGTGGAGGGCGGAAAAAACCGATGCACGGCATTCCTCGTTCCCCGGGAAACACCGGGACTCTCGCCGACACCCCCTCTTGATCTACCCTTCCTGCGCCCGTCACCACACGGCGGTATCATACTCGATGACTGCCCGGTTACCGCCGACGCCGTCCTGGGACCTGCAGGTACCGCCTACGAGGACATGGTCGTTCCTCTCAGGGAGTATGAAGACATTCTCACCATGGGGCCGGTCCTGGGCGCCATGGAATACCAATTGAAACTCCTCGCGGGGGTATTGGCAATAGAGGCGGCGGATATGGACAGGGCGAAGGGACCGCTCGGCGAATTGCGATATTACATTGATTCCCTCAGGATCCTCGCGCGGGAGGCAGCGCGGCTGCTCGACGGGTGGAGGAACGCCGGAGAACGGCTCTCACTCACGCTTTTCTTCAGGACGGCGGCCCGGACGTTCCAGGAACGGATAGCAGCATTCAGGAACGAGTTTCCCCGTTCGGACAGCGCGGAACTGCGGGACATGGCGGAGGACCTTAACGCCCTTCTCGCTGTCGCAGGGCGGGCGGCGGAAACAAAAGGGCGGAAGCTCGGTGAATCAGTTCTTGCCGGGGTCGACCGGGAAAGCCCGTGA
- a CDS encoding carbohydrate kinase, producing the protein MNVTGRGTGSCIAVLDVGKTNQKLLIYDDSLTVIDSSYETFQDHDVDGIQCEGVTAIADWFQETLGVMGRRHDIGAISVTSHGGAFVCLDEEGNITLPVVSYTYDPGEEFHRRFLHVCGDARTLQRETATPDYPGLGCLGKGIYFAKEHFKEEFQKTRAILNLPQYFGYVLTGEKAVEHTYLGCTTFLWNFDAMEWSPVVDALGIRDVLPARIARPWDVLGRLSPAVARKTGLSENVRVTVGIHDSNSALLPYLITKKDRPFVLNSTGTFCVEMHPAERVYFSDEELGKFVFYNLDAFSHPVKTALFLGGMEFDIYTGILAGVHGGTPFPAFREDLYRGVLSDRKLFIIPGGVTGGGMFPDSEARIIENDIVHTFDEVIAGVKQPAFFGDFEQAYAVLNISIAIETQVAMERVGLTEGMEIFIEGGFRKNDSYLALLSAMNPRSRLFLTNLDEATSFGAAILGKCALENTSPDALGHLFEIETQEIAWRELPEIDAYREAFLGFTG; encoded by the coding sequence ATGAACGTGACGGGAAGGGGCACCGGTTCGTGTATCGCCGTCCTTGATGTGGGAAAGACCAATCAGAAACTGCTGATCTATGACGATTCGCTTACTGTTATCGACTCAAGCTACGAAACCTTTCAGGATCATGATGTTGACGGCATCCAGTGCGAGGGTGTGACCGCCATTGCCGACTGGTTTCAGGAAACCCTCGGCGTGATGGGCCGGCGGCATGACATCGGGGCGATATCGGTCACGTCGCACGGAGGAGCATTCGTGTGTCTTGATGAAGAGGGTAACATAACACTGCCGGTCGTGTCATATACCTACGATCCCGGTGAAGAGTTCCACAGGAGGTTTTTGCACGTCTGCGGAGACGCCCGCACACTGCAACGCGAGACGGCGACGCCCGATTATCCCGGACTAGGCTGCCTCGGAAAGGGGATATACTTCGCTAAGGAGCATTTCAAGGAAGAATTTCAAAAGACCAGAGCCATCCTGAACCTGCCCCAGTATTTCGGCTATGTGCTGACGGGGGAAAAGGCCGTTGAACATACCTATCTGGGATGTACCACCTTCCTCTGGAATTTCGATGCCATGGAGTGGTCTCCCGTGGTTGATGCCCTGGGGATCAGGGATGTCCTGCCCGCGAGGATCGCGCGTCCCTGGGATGTGCTGGGAAGGCTGAGCCCCGCCGTGGCCCGGAAAACGGGTCTCAGCGAGAATGTCCGGGTGACCGTGGGAATTCACGATTCAAACTCGGCGCTCCTACCCTATCTGATCACCAAGAAGGATCGTCCCTTTGTTCTCAATTCAACGGGGACCTTCTGCGTCGAGATGCATCCGGCGGAGCGGGTGTACTTCAGCGATGAAGAACTAGGGAAATTTGTCTTTTACAATCTGGATGCCTTCTCACATCCCGTCAAGACGGCCCTCTTTCTGGGCGGCATGGAATTCGACATTTATACGGGGATCCTGGCCGGCGTTCATGGCGGCACGCCCTTCCCGGCTTTCCGTGAGGACCTCTACCGCGGTGTTCTGTCGGACCGGAAGCTCTTTATCATTCCCGGCGGGGTGACGGGGGGCGGCATGTTCCCTGACTCGGAGGCCCGCATCATCGAGAACGACATCGTCCATACCTTTGACGAGGTGATCGCGGGCGTGAAACAGCCGGCCTTCTTCGGGGATTTCGAACAGGCCTACGCGGTTCTCAACATTTCGATCGCTATTGAGACGCAGGTCGCCATGGAGCGGGTGGGACTGACGGAGGGGATGGAGATCTTCATCGAAGGAGGGTTCAGAAAGAACGATTCCTATCTGGCGCTGCTCTCGGCCATGAATCCCCGGTCGAGATTGTTTCTGACGAACCTTGACGAGGCGACGTCCTTCGGCGCCGCGATCCTGGGCAAATGCGCCCTGGAGAACACGTCGCCCGATGCCCTGGGCCACCTCTTTGAAATAGAGACCCAGGAAATCGCGTGGCGGGAACTTCCGGAGATCGATGCCTATCGGGAGGCCTTTCTCGGTTTTACCGGGTAG